The following are from one region of the Actinoplanes sp. L3-i22 genome:
- a CDS encoding M17 family metallopeptidase: protein MTEVLDDQRTWVVPVGEVLPGDVGAELAALPGALGTGEITVLPRPLRRPSRVLLAGLGDGDEAGWRAAGAAIVRALADDEHAQIKIPDGASEAAVRGLAEGLWLGGYRYRDAPTPPRSGPADLISDNPSRYERGLAQARATATAAWLARDLTNTPASLKTPEWFAAQVVAEAAGRPGVTVKVLAGAELERFGGLRAVGAGSVSPPRFAELSWTPPGVPSPRHVVLVGKGITFDTGGISIKPRDAMKLMKKDMGGAAAVVAATLAAADLGLPVRITALTPLAENAIGGAAFRPGDVITHYDGSTSENTNSDAEGRIVLADALAYAAAELKPDLVLNLATLTGANAVALGKRTAALYSPDDELAAALAAAGDAAGERMWRLPMPGDYVEYLRSDIADRVSAPSGPGSVMAALFLRDFFGAAPWAHLDMSAPSWAEAHDGALTKGATGWGARMLVRYLSTLDGGQQSGA, encoded by the coding sequence TTGACTGAAGTGCTGGACGATCAGCGCACCTGGGTTGTTCCGGTCGGTGAGGTGCTGCCGGGCGACGTCGGCGCCGAGTTGGCCGCGCTTCCCGGAGCGCTGGGAACCGGCGAGATCACCGTCCTGCCGCGCCCGCTGAGGCGCCCGTCCCGGGTGCTGCTGGCCGGCCTCGGCGACGGCGACGAGGCCGGCTGGCGAGCCGCCGGCGCGGCGATCGTCCGGGCGCTGGCGGACGACGAACATGCCCAGATCAAGATTCCGGACGGTGCGTCCGAGGCCGCGGTGCGCGGCCTCGCCGAAGGGCTCTGGCTGGGCGGCTACCGCTATCGCGACGCGCCCACCCCGCCTCGGTCCGGCCCGGCGGATCTGATCAGCGACAACCCATCACGGTACGAACGTGGCCTCGCCCAGGCGCGGGCCACCGCCACCGCCGCGTGGCTGGCCCGGGACCTGACCAACACGCCGGCGTCGCTGAAGACCCCGGAGTGGTTCGCCGCCCAGGTGGTCGCCGAGGCGGCGGGCCGGCCGGGCGTGACCGTCAAGGTGCTCGCCGGTGCCGAGCTGGAGCGGTTCGGCGGCCTGCGGGCGGTCGGCGCCGGTTCGGTCTCGCCGCCGCGCTTCGCCGAGCTCTCCTGGACCCCGCCGGGGGTGCCGTCGCCGCGGCACGTGGTGCTGGTCGGCAAGGGCATCACGTTCGACACCGGCGGCATCTCGATCAAGCCGCGCGACGCGATGAAGCTGATGAAGAAGGACATGGGCGGGGCGGCCGCGGTCGTCGCCGCCACGCTCGCCGCGGCGGACCTGGGCCTGCCGGTCCGGATCACCGCACTCACCCCGCTCGCCGAGAACGCGATCGGCGGCGCGGCCTTCCGCCCCGGCGACGTGATCACCCACTACGACGGGTCGACCAGCGAGAACACGAACTCGGACGCCGAGGGCCGGATCGTGCTGGCCGACGCGCTGGCGTACGCGGCCGCCGAGCTGAAGCCCGACCTGGTGCTCAACCTGGCGACGCTGACCGGGGCGAACGCGGTCGCGCTGGGCAAGCGCACAGCCGCCCTCTACAGCCCGGACGACGAGCTGGCGGCGGCGCTCGCCGCGGCCGGTGACGCGGCCGGCGAGCGGATGTGGCGGCTGCCGATGCCCGGCGACTACGTGGAATACCTGCGCAGCGACATCGCCGACCGGGTCAGCGCCCCGTCCGGGCCGGGCTCGGTGATGGCCGCGCTCTTCCTGCGCGACTTCTTCGGCGCCGCCCCCTGGGCCCACCTGGACATGTCCGCCCCGTCCT
- a CDS encoding DUF3117 domain-containing protein, protein MAAMKPRTGDGPLEVTKEGRGIVMRVPLEGGGRLVVEMTPDEANALGDALKSIAG, encoded by the coding sequence ATGGCGGCGATGAAGCCGCGGACGGGCGATGGTCCGCTGGAGGTCACCAAGGAGGGCCGTGGCATCGTCATGCGCGTCCCGCTGGAGGGTGGTGGCCGTCTCGTCGTGGAGATGACCCCGGACGAGGCCAACGCGCTGGGTGACGCGTTGAAGTCGATCGCCGGCTGA
- a CDS encoding PaaX family transcriptional regulator C-terminal domain-containing protein, with translation MQARSALFDLYGDYLRTRGSRAPVAALVRLLAPLDIAAPAVRTAVSRMVRQGWLHPLRLASGPGYLLTPRAARRLDEATARVYRTGRGGWDGRFDMIMLHDPPLARREAERVAFLGYGPLSDQIWVAPRASDELEAALQEAGTAYDRFSASHTAGSAGAAAIVGRAWDLDRIGRSYRAFEDELLPVVKAVNGRSSDEEAYAARFRLVHAWRSFLFQDPQLPAALLPSGWPGLHAAVFFDKHAARLRPAADRYVERCLHAAQKSARVGFSDT, from the coding sequence ATGCAGGCGCGGTCCGCACTCTTCGACCTGTACGGCGACTACCTGCGCACCCGGGGCTCCCGAGCACCGGTCGCCGCCCTCGTGCGGCTGCTCGCTCCGCTGGACATCGCAGCCCCAGCGGTCCGCACTGCCGTGTCGAGAATGGTGCGACAAGGCTGGCTTCATCCGTTGCGTCTGGCCTCCGGACCGGGCTATCTGCTCACTCCGAGGGCCGCGCGCCGGCTGGACGAGGCCACCGCCCGGGTCTATCGAACCGGACGCGGCGGCTGGGACGGCCGATTCGACATGATCATGCTGCACGATCCGCCGCTGGCCCGGCGGGAGGCCGAGCGCGTGGCGTTCCTCGGCTACGGGCCGCTCAGCGATCAGATCTGGGTCGCCCCGCGCGCGTCGGACGAGCTGGAGGCGGCGCTGCAGGAGGCCGGCACGGCATACGACCGGTTCAGCGCCAGCCACACGGCCGGCTCCGCGGGCGCCGCCGCGATCGTCGGCCGGGCCTGGGACCTGGACCGGATCGGACGTTCGTACCGGGCCTTCGAGGACGAGTTGCTGCCGGTGGTGAAAGCGGTCAACGGGCGCAGTTCGGACGAGGAGGCGTATGCCGCGCGTTTCCGGCTCGTCCACGCCTGGCGCTCGTTCCTGTTCCAGGATCCGCAACTGCCCGCCGCGCTGCTGCCGTCCGGCTGGCCGGGTCTGCACGCCGCGGTCTTCTTCGACAAGCACGCCGCCCGATTGCGCCCCGCCGCCGACCGGTACGTCGAGCGTTGCCTGCACGCAGCTCAGAAGAGCGCCCGTGTGGGATTCTCTGACACATGA
- a CDS encoding enoyl-CoA hydratase-related protein codes for MTDVLLVDRTDAVVTLTLNRPEAMNSFTVDLKEALRDTLAQLETDRSCRAIVLAGAGNAFCGGQDLREHAALLEKSTDLDTVRVHYNPIAQRLASMPKPVVAAVRGMAAGAGASLAMLADFRIGGPKTSFLMAFANVGLAGDSGISWSLPRIVGHARAVELLLLAEPVKAQRAYEIGMLSRLLEDDEQVLPVAQELAARLAAGPTVAYGAIKRELSIGDAGTLSDALAAEAQAQSICGATADHKNAVDAFVNKRKPVYEGR; via the coding sequence ATGACCGACGTGCTCCTCGTCGACCGCACTGACGCGGTCGTCACACTGACCCTGAACCGGCCCGAGGCGATGAACTCCTTCACCGTGGACCTCAAGGAGGCTCTGCGGGACACCCTGGCGCAGCTGGAGACCGACCGGTCCTGCCGGGCGATCGTGCTGGCCGGCGCCGGGAACGCCTTCTGCGGCGGGCAGGACCTGCGCGAGCACGCGGCGCTGCTGGAGAAGAGCACCGACCTGGACACCGTCCGGGTGCACTACAACCCGATCGCCCAGCGGCTGGCCAGCATGCCGAAGCCGGTGGTCGCCGCGGTGCGCGGGATGGCGGCCGGCGCCGGCGCGTCGCTGGCGATGCTCGCCGACTTCCGGATCGGCGGGCCGAAGACGTCGTTCCTGATGGCGTTCGCGAACGTCGGCCTGGCCGGCGACAGCGGCATCTCCTGGTCGCTGCCGCGGATCGTCGGGCACGCCCGGGCCGTCGAGCTGCTGCTGCTCGCCGAGCCGGTGAAGGCCCAGCGAGCGTACGAGATCGGCATGCTCTCCCGGCTCCTCGAGGACGACGAGCAGGTGCTCCCGGTCGCCCAGGAGCTGGCCGCGCGCCTGGCCGCCGGCCCGACCGTGGCCTACGGCGCGATCAAGCGGGAGCTGTCCATCGGTGACGCCGGGACGCTCTCCGACGCGCTGGCCGCCGAGGCGCAGGCGCAGTCGATCTGCGGGGCCACCGCCGACCACAAGAACGCGGTGGACGCGTTCGTCAACAAGCGGAAGCCGGTTTACGAGGGCCGCTAG
- a CDS encoding DNA-3-methyladenine glycosylase I gives MTDDLAIGDDGKARCFWGGSSPEYATYHDTEWGRPVRGDDALFERLTLEAFQSGLSWITILRKRPAFRAAFDDFAIAKVATYDESDATRLMADAGIVRNRMKVDAAMHNARVAADLAPGELTELLWSFAPAKRPRPAGMKDVPAVTPESTTMAKTLKKRGFKFVGPTTAYALMQATGMVDDHLIGCWVPVMG, from the coding sequence GTGACGGACGATCTCGCGATCGGGGATGACGGCAAGGCCCGCTGCTTCTGGGGCGGCAGCTCCCCGGAGTACGCGACGTACCACGACACCGAGTGGGGCCGGCCGGTCCGCGGTGACGACGCCCTGTTCGAGCGGCTCACCCTGGAGGCGTTCCAGTCCGGCCTGTCCTGGATCACCATCCTGCGCAAGCGCCCGGCGTTCCGGGCCGCGTTCGACGACTTCGCGATCGCCAAGGTCGCGACGTACGACGAGAGCGACGCGACCCGCCTGATGGCCGACGCCGGCATCGTCCGGAACCGGATGAAGGTCGACGCCGCGATGCACAACGCGCGCGTCGCCGCCGACCTGGCGCCGGGCGAGCTCACCGAGCTGCTCTGGTCGTTCGCGCCGGCGAAGCGCCCGCGGCCGGCCGGGATGAAGGACGTTCCGGCCGTCACCCCGGAGTCCACGACGATGGCCAAGACGCTGAAGAAGCGCGGTTTCAAATTCGTCGGACCCACCACGGCGTACGCGTTGATGCAGGCCACCGGCATGGTTGACGACCATCTGATCGGCTGCTGGGTGCCCGTGATGGGATAG
- a CDS encoding SRPBCC family protein, with the protein MSSGPAGGADDAARPGSGEFTATVIVNAPAAKVFAAFMDWEKQGEWIPFTRVRVVEGDGGEGSLVEAVTAIGPAVLRDELRVVKVNAPYEVRVVHCGKVLRGPGSMRCTAMSGDRTQVVLHEWFHLPAGPVGKIAWPVLWPGSKLGFTGALKKFGRLIEQGRLP; encoded by the coding sequence ATGAGCAGCGGCCCAGCCGGGGGCGCCGACGATGCCGCCCGTCCCGGCTCCGGGGAGTTCACCGCCACGGTGATCGTGAACGCCCCGGCGGCGAAGGTCTTCGCGGCCTTCATGGACTGGGAGAAGCAGGGCGAGTGGATCCCGTTCACCCGGGTCCGGGTGGTCGAGGGCGACGGCGGCGAGGGCAGCCTGGTCGAGGCGGTCACCGCGATCGGCCCGGCGGTGCTGCGGGACGAGTTGCGCGTGGTGAAGGTGAACGCGCCGTACGAGGTCCGCGTCGTGCACTGCGGCAAGGTGCTCCGCGGCCCGGGCTCGATGCGCTGCACCGCGATGTCCGGCGACCGTACCCAGGTGGTCCTGCACGAGTGGTTCCACCTGCCGGCCGGCCCGGTCGGCAAGATCGCCTGGCCGGTGCTCTGGCCCGGCTCCAAGCTCGGCTTCACCGGCGCGCTGAAGAAGTTCGGCCGCCTGATCGAACAGGGGCGCCTGCCGTGA
- a CDS encoding DivIVA domain-containing protein, whose amino-acid sequence MSQLLLFIVVALVVGTIVFGVTVLLSGGDSGLTPVEPDGQSVPLPGDRPLGEEDIAKTRFDTAWRGYRMAQVDQALQRAAYDIGYKGELIGVLEAEVAALREGRTEDADALRAAREAAIAPSQAAAESEKAESEKAENLKADREKAENENAGPVVEVAEIPPPATDEEPAETR is encoded by the coding sequence ATGAGTCAGCTTCTGCTCTTCATTGTCGTAGCACTGGTCGTCGGGACGATCGTCTTCGGCGTGACCGTTCTGCTGAGCGGGGGCGACTCCGGGCTCACCCCGGTCGAGCCCGATGGCCAGTCGGTGCCGCTGCCCGGCGATCGCCCGCTGGGCGAGGAGGACATCGCGAAGACCAGGTTCGACACGGCCTGGCGGGGGTACCGGATGGCTCAGGTCGACCAGGCGCTGCAGCGCGCGGCGTACGACATCGGCTACAAGGGTGAGCTGATCGGCGTGCTGGAGGCAGAGGTGGCAGCGCTGCGCGAGGGCCGGACCGAGGACGCCGACGCGCTGCGCGCCGCCCGGGAGGCCGCGATCGCGCCGTCCCAGGCCGCCGCCGAGAGCGAGAAGGCCGAGAGCGAGAAGGCCGAGAACCTGAAGGCCGACCGCGAGAAGGCCGAGAACGAGAACGCCGGCCCGGTCGTCGAGGTGGCGGAGATCCCGCCGCCCGCCACCGACGAGGAGCCGGCGGAGACTCGATGA
- the ndhC gene encoding NADH-quinone oxidoreductase subunit A, which produces MEGYLGSYAMLGLVLAAGVLLFVAAFGANRLLRPARPAEPAGKRIPYESGIDPVGGDWAQAQIRYYVYAYLYVLFAVEAVFLFPWAVIFDLPGFGGAAIAEMAVFVAVLALGILYAWRKKILTWT; this is translated from the coding sequence GTGGAGGGATATCTCGGCTCGTACGCCATGCTCGGCCTGGTCCTGGCCGCCGGGGTCCTGCTGTTCGTGGCCGCGTTCGGGGCGAACCGTCTACTCCGCCCGGCCCGTCCGGCCGAGCCGGCCGGCAAGCGGATCCCGTATGAGAGCGGCATCGACCCGGTCGGCGGCGACTGGGCGCAGGCGCAGATCAGGTACTACGTGTATGCGTACCTTTATGTGCTTTTCGCGGTGGAAGCCGTTTTCCTCTTCCCGTGGGCCGTGATCTTCGATCTTCCCGGCTTCGGCGGCGCCGCGATCGCCGAGATGGCCGTCTTCGTGGCTGTGCTGGCCCTGGGCATCCTCTATGCGTGGCGTAAGAAGATCTTGACCTGGACGTGA
- a CDS encoding 2-oxoacid:acceptor oxidoreductase subunit alpha: MAAPAKRVEQLDRVVIRFAGDSGDGMQLTGDRFTSETAQLGNDISTLPNFPAEIRAPAGTLPGVSSFQVHFADYDILTPGDSPNVLVAMNPAALKANLADLPPGADIIVNTDEFTKRNLAKVGYPASPLEDGSLAEFAVHPVALTSMTVGALADLGIAKKDAERAKNMFALGLLSWMYSRPFESTLRFLERKFAKRPELVAANKTAFRAGWNYGETAELFSVRYEIKPAKMRPGTYRNITGNQALALGLVAATVRSKLPLFLGAYPITPASDILHELSKHKRFGITTMQAEDEIAAIGAALGAAYGGALGVTTTSGPGVALKGETISLAIALELPLIIVDVQRAGPSTGMPTKTEQADLNMALYGRHGEAPLAVIAPKSPSDCFHAALEAARIAVTYRTPVILLSDNYVANGSEPWLLPSVDELPDLSVEFATAPNAEDGKFLPYLRDPVTMARPWAVPGTPGLEHRIGGLEKADKTGDISYDPANHEFMVRTRAARIEAIQVPDVDVEDPSEAARVLVLGWGSTYGPIGAACRALRQRGLTIAQAHLRHLSPLPANLGEVLAAYEKVVVPEMNLGQLAHVIRARYLVDAVPFNQVSGLPFTAATLESMLEDVVKNG, from the coding sequence GTGGCCGCTCCCGCGAAGCGAGTCGAGCAGCTGGACCGGGTGGTGATCCGATTCGCCGGGGACTCCGGAGACGGTATGCAGCTCACCGGAGACCGGTTCACCTCGGAGACCGCGCAGCTGGGCAACGACATCTCGACGCTGCCCAACTTCCCCGCCGAGATCCGCGCGCCCGCAGGAACCCTGCCGGGCGTCTCCAGTTTTCAGGTCCACTTCGCCGACTACGACATCCTGACCCCCGGCGACTCGCCGAACGTGCTGGTCGCGATGAACCCGGCCGCCCTGAAGGCGAACCTGGCGGACCTGCCGCCCGGGGCCGACATCATCGTCAACACCGACGAGTTCACCAAGCGCAACCTGGCCAAGGTCGGCTACCCGGCCAGCCCCCTGGAGGACGGCTCCCTCGCCGAGTTCGCCGTGCACCCGGTCGCGCTGACCTCGATGACCGTCGGCGCGCTGGCCGATCTCGGCATCGCCAAGAAGGATGCCGAACGCGCCAAGAACATGTTCGCGCTGGGCCTGCTGAGCTGGATGTACTCGCGGCCCTTCGAGTCCACCCTGCGGTTCCTGGAACGCAAGTTCGCCAAGCGGCCGGAGCTGGTCGCGGCGAACAAGACCGCGTTCCGCGCCGGGTGGAACTACGGCGAGACCGCCGAGCTGTTCTCGGTGCGCTACGAGATCAAACCGGCCAAGATGCGACCGGGGACCTACCGGAACATCACCGGCAACCAGGCGCTCGCGCTCGGGCTGGTGGCCGCGACCGTGCGGTCCAAGCTGCCGCTGTTCCTCGGGGCGTACCCGATCACCCCGGCCTCGGACATCCTGCACGAGCTGTCCAAGCACAAGCGGTTCGGGATCACCACGATGCAGGCCGAGGACGAGATCGCGGCGATCGGGGCGGCCCTGGGCGCGGCGTACGGCGGCGCCCTGGGGGTCACCACCACCTCGGGGCCGGGCGTGGCGCTCAAGGGCGAGACGATCTCGCTGGCCATCGCGCTGGAGCTGCCGCTGATCATCGTCGACGTGCAGCGGGCCGGCCCGTCGACCGGGATGCCGACCAAGACCGAGCAGGCCGACCTGAACATGGCGCTGTACGGCCGGCACGGCGAGGCGCCGCTCGCGGTGATCGCCCCGAAGTCACCGTCGGACTGCTTCCACGCCGCGTTGGAGGCGGCGCGGATCGCGGTCACCTACCGGACTCCGGTCATCCTGCTGTCGGACAACTACGTGGCGAACGGGTCCGAGCCGTGGCTGCTGCCGTCGGTCGACGAGCTGCCTGACCTGTCCGTCGAATTCGCCACCGCGCCCAACGCGGAAGACGGAAAGTTCCTGCCCTACCTGCGCGATCCGGTGACGATGGCCCGACCATGGGCGGTCCCGGGCACGCCGGGGCTGGAGCACCGGATCGGCGGGCTGGAGAAGGCCGACAAGACCGGCGACATCTCCTACGACCCGGCGAACCACGAGTTCATGGTCCGCACCCGGGCCGCCCGGATCGAGGCGATCCAGGTGCCGGACGTGGACGTGGAGGACCCGTCCGAGGCGGCGCGCGTGCTGGTGCTGGGCTGGGGCTCGACCTACGGGCCGATCGGGGCGGCCTGCCGGGCGTTGCGGCAGCGCGGGCTGACGATCGCGCAGGCGCACCTGCGGCACCTGTCGCCGCTGCCGGCCAACCTCGGTGAGGTGCTCGCGGCGTACGAGAAGGTGGTTGTCCCGGAGATGAACCTCGGCCAGCTCGCCCACGTGATCCGGGCCCGGTACCTGGTCGACGCGGTGCCGTTCAACCAGGTCAGCGGTCTTCCCTTCACGGCGGCGACGCTGGAGAGCATGCTGGAGGACGTGGTCAAGAATGGCTAG
- a CDS encoding 2-oxoacid:ferredoxin oxidoreductase subunit beta: MASSTVPLKLTMKDFKSDQEVRWCPGCGDYAILAAVQSFMPELGIPRENIVFVSGIGCSSRFPYYMNTYGMHSIHGRAPAIATGLSASRPDLSVWVVTGDGDALSIGGNHLIHALRRNVNLKILLFNNRIYGLTKGQYSPTSELGKITKSTPAGSADSPFNPLSLALGAEATFVARTIDSDRKHLQSVLRAAAEHEGSAFVEIYQNCNIFNDGAFDLIKDAESRDEHLIRLEQGQPITFGRENEWSVVHPEGSFGLKVQSGGTPIVHDATVEDPAYAFALSRLSGSDLNTTPIGVFRNVQRPSYDEIVRKQLLDARAETTGTPEEMLDDLLNTGDTWTIL; the protein is encoded by the coding sequence ATGGCTAGTTCCACGGTGCCGCTGAAACTGACGATGAAGGACTTCAAGTCCGATCAGGAGGTGCGCTGGTGCCCGGGCTGCGGTGACTACGCGATCCTGGCCGCGGTCCAGAGCTTCATGCCCGAGCTGGGCATCCCCCGGGAGAACATCGTCTTCGTCTCCGGGATCGGCTGTTCGTCCCGGTTCCCGTACTACATGAACACGTACGGGATGCACTCGATCCACGGGCGCGCGCCGGCGATCGCGACCGGGCTCTCCGCGTCCCGGCCGGACCTGAGCGTCTGGGTGGTGACCGGGGACGGCGACGCGCTCTCGATCGGCGGCAACCACCTGATCCACGCGCTGCGCCGCAACGTCAACCTGAAGATCCTGCTGTTCAACAACCGGATCTACGGCCTGACCAAGGGGCAGTACTCGCCGACCTCCGAGCTCGGCAAGATCACCAAGTCGACGCCGGCCGGGTCGGCGGACTCGCCGTTCAACCCGCTCTCACTGGCGCTCGGCGCCGAGGCGACGTTCGTGGCCCGGACCATCGACTCCGACCGCAAGCACCTGCAGTCGGTGCTGCGGGCGGCGGCCGAGCACGAGGGTTCCGCGTTCGTCGAGATCTACCAGAACTGCAACATCTTCAACGACGGCGCGTTCGACCTGATCAAGGACGCCGAGTCGCGGGACGAGCACCTGATCCGGCTGGAGCAGGGGCAGCCGATCACTTTCGGTCGCGAGAACGAGTGGTCGGTCGTGCATCCGGAGGGCAGTTTCGGTCTCAAGGTCCAGTCGGGCGGGACGCCGATCGTGCACGACGCGACCGTCGAGGACCCGGCGTACGCGTTCGCGCTGTCCCGGCTCTCCGGGTCGGATCTGAACACGACGCCGATCGGGGTGTTCCGGAACGTGCAGCGGCCGTCCTACGACGAGATCGTCCGGAAGCAGTTGCTGGACGCTCGGGCGGAGACCACCGGCACGCCCGAGGAGATGCTCGACGATCTCCTCAACACCGGCGACACCTGGACCATCCTCTGA
- a CDS encoding TrkA family potassium uptake protein encodes MIHLPLVRQGPLRALAVRLAMAIFLVLSAVAVVYSDRDGYRDVNGDGLSLLDCFYYSVVSLSTTGYGDITPATQGARLVNVLFITPARVLFLIILVGTTLEVLTDQYRRGLRISRWRRKLKDHVIICGYGTKGRAAVAALLETGYDKSRIVIVENREVAVRQATSNGFVVIEGNATRSAVLLEADVKNAKSVIIATDQDEASVLITLTVRQLTAGQVRIIAAVREQENAALLKQSGAHHVIVSSSTAGRLLGLTTTAPPLIDVVEDLLTPGQGMALAMRSAERSEVGQNPRQLSTLVVALIRRGKVLPLGGEQIVNIETGDLLVYIRADEAAPTGVSF; translated from the coding sequence ATGATTCATCTTCCGCTGGTCCGACAGGGACCGTTGAGAGCTCTCGCCGTCCGGTTGGCGATGGCGATCTTCCTGGTCCTGAGCGCGGTCGCGGTCGTCTACTCGGACCGGGACGGCTACCGCGACGTCAACGGGGACGGGCTCAGCCTGCTCGACTGCTTCTACTACTCGGTCGTCTCGCTCTCCACCACCGGGTACGGCGACATCACCCCGGCGACGCAGGGCGCCCGGCTGGTCAACGTCCTGTTCATCACGCCGGCCCGGGTGCTCTTCCTGATCATCCTGGTCGGCACCACCCTGGAAGTGCTGACCGATCAGTACCGCAGGGGCCTGCGGATCAGCCGGTGGAGGCGCAAGTTGAAGGACCACGTGATCATCTGCGGCTACGGCACCAAGGGCCGGGCCGCGGTCGCCGCGCTGCTGGAGACCGGCTACGACAAGTCCCGGATCGTGATCGTGGAGAACCGGGAGGTCGCCGTCCGGCAGGCCACCTCCAACGGCTTCGTGGTGATCGAGGGCAACGCGACCCGCTCGGCGGTGCTGCTCGAGGCGGACGTGAAGAACGCCAAGTCGGTGATCATCGCGACCGACCAGGACGAGGCGTCGGTGCTGATCACGCTGACCGTCCGGCAGCTGACCGCCGGCCAGGTCCGGATCATCGCCGCGGTCCGCGAGCAGGAGAACGCCGCGCTGCTCAAGCAGTCCGGCGCGCACCACGTGATCGTCTCCTCGTCGACCGCGGGCCGCCTGCTCGGCCTGACCACCACCGCGCCGCCGCTGATCGACGTCGTCGAGGACCTGCTCACCCCCGGCCAGGGGATGGCCCTCGCGATGCGCTCCGCGGAACGCTCCGAGGTCGGCCAGAACCCGCGCCAGCTCTCGACCCTGGTGGTCGCCCTGATCCGCCGCGGCAAGGTCCTTCCGCTCGGCGGCGAGCAGATCGTCAACATCGAGACCGGCGACCTGCTGGTCTACATCCGCGCCGACGAGGCCGCGCCGACCGGCGTCTCCTTCTGA